Genomic segment of Candidatus Flexicrinis affinis:
GGCGTGGTAGATGTGGCCGAACGCCAAGCCTTCGATATTGATGACCGCGCCGACGCGATCCTTGAGGCGCTCGAACGCTGCACGAATGCCGCGCAGGTTGCCCAATCCCTCCTCGCACGTCGTCGCGACGAACCACAGGTCGCGGTCGGGCGTGATGGCGCTGTCTTGCAGCACGGCGATCGCGCCCAGCATACCGGCGACGCCCATACAGTTGTCGCCGATCCCGGGCCCGTATAGGGTAGTTGCGTCCCGGCCGTGCGTAAGTTCGACGTCCGGCCCGAACACGGTATCGGTATGCGCGATGATCATCAGGGCGGGCTTATGGGAGTCGAGGCCGGGCATACGCGCGTATACGTTGAAGGTGTCGTCGGTCGTCACGTCTTCGAGGCCGGCCTGCCGGAACTGGCGCTCGACATAAGCGGCGCGCTGCTGTTCGTGAAAGGTCGGTGCTGCAATCTGCTGGATCGTTGCCGCCAGATCGACCACTCGCGCCGCGTGTTGGGCGAGTTTATGGACATCCAACATGCGGTTAGCTTGCTCGATTAGGATTTTCATACGTGCCGTGTCCGTGAGGATAGCTTATAATCTGTCTTGTTCATCCCCGCCTTTGACGGTCCCAGCCCTCGCGCGGCGCAGCCTGTGCAGCCGTATTGAAGTCTCCGGGAATGAAAGTCGGAAGACGCTCGCATTATGACTCGGCGGGACCGGTTTGCGTACTAATGGAGCTAGACAGATGGAGTCTCGACCTTCGGTCCTGCTGATTGGCCGCCTGACGTCAAAAGGCGCGCAGTGGATCGAGGCGTTGGAGAAGCGCTACGCGATAACGATTGTCAGCAGCGGGAAGAGCGCGCTCGACGTACTGCCGTCGCTGGCTCCGAGAGTGGTGGTGTGGGACTCGGTTAGCCTGCGCACGCACGGTGACCGATCGCTCAAGCAGATTCGTGACGCGTTGCCTGCGGTCAAGCTGATCCGCGTGGTCCTAGCGGGCAACAAGACCGTCAGCACTGTGATCGACGGTACGATCAACGCACCCATTACGGCCCGCAAACTCACCAACCATATCGAGAAGCTTGTCAACCTGCCTGCCGATGAGGTGGTGTCCGCCGGCGTGTTCAGTATGCAGGTGCAGCGCCGCGTGCTGACCGTGAACGGACACGAACTGCTGCTGAACCCCAAGCTTGCCGCCCTGCTCGAGATGTTCATCCGGCACGCCAACCAGACGGTCGAACGTGCGACACTCATGAACGTGGTGTGGCAGACCAACTACATCGGCGATACGCGTACGCTGGACGTGCACATTAGCAAAGTACGCGAACTGCTGAAGGGGGTAGGCGCCGCACAGCATTTGCGGACGGTACGGGGCGTGGGATATCGGCTGGAAGTCAATACCGGCGAACCGGCAGCCCCGTGATGCCCGGGGGCGAAGTCATGCGCAAAACAAAACGGCCGACGTAAAACGTCGGCCGTTGTTGTTGGGTATCGCAGTGCGCTAGCTCTGCGCAGCGGCGAGCTGCTTCATCAAGCGGCTCTTGCGGCGGGCTGCGTTGCGCGGGTGGATCACGCCGCGGCTGGCGGCCATGTCCAAATCGCGAACGGCTGCCTTCACGGCTTCGACCGCGTCGGTCGTTTCAGGGGCCGCCTTGATGGCCGCGCGCGCCTTCTTGACGAACGTCCGCGCACGGGTGCGATAGGTCCGGTTGTACTCCCGGCGCTTCGCCGTTTGGCGGATGCGCTTGAGGGCAGACTTATGATTCGCCATCGGTGATTCCGTATCCTTCGAAAACTGGCTGTTCTATCGTGACGCAGCAGAGTATCACATCGCGCGCCGTTTGTCTATGCCGTGACTTTCACGAAAATCAGCGCAGCGGCGATGACGTTGGCAAGTACCAAACCAGCGAAGATCAGGCGCACCAGCACGGGAGCCTTGCGCGGCGCGCCCGGCAGCGAACCGGTGCGAATCCTGCGCGGGATCGCGTTGAACAGCGTGCCGGCATCGGCATCGTCG
This window contains:
- a CDS encoding winged-helix domain-containing protein, yielding MESRPSVLLIGRLTSKGAQWIEALEKRYAITIVSSGKSALDVLPSLAPRVVVWDSVSLRTHGDRSLKQIRDALPAVKLIRVVLAGNKTVSTVIDGTINAPITARKLTNHIEKLVNLPADEVVSAGVFSMQVQRRVLTVNGHELLLNPKLAALLEMFIRHANQTVERATLMNVVWQTNYIGDTRTLDVHISKVRELLKGVGAAQHLRTVRGVGYRLEVNTGEPAAP
- the rpsT gene encoding 30S ribosomal protein S20, with the translated sequence MANHKSALKRIRQTAKRREYNRTYRTRARTFVKKARAAIKAAPETTDAVEAVKAAVRDLDMAASRGVIHPRNAARRKSRLMKQLAAAQS